The segment ACATTTGCTTTATCAGGTGCATTTTTTATGAACTAAAGATTTGTGTGGTTGGTATTTAATTGGGTGTAATGAAAATTATATCGTAGAACGTTAGGGGTCTGGGATCAGATGGAAAAGTAGCTGCGATTAATAGATTAGTCAAACTACATAGGGTGAATGTATGTTTGTTACAAGAAACTAAGTTTGAGGAAATGTCATGGGATTTAGTTAGAAGAATTTGGGGCGATGATaattttgaatttcgatttgCTGCTGCAGTGGGACGTTCGGGAGACCTAATTACCATATGGGATAAATCGTGTTTCATGTTGAAAAAGGATTTCTGTGCTCATCATTTAATTGTGGTGGAAGGGAATTGGTGTTCTGAAGGGTGGGAGAAGGTTCTAATTAATGTTTATGCGCCAAATTTGTTAAGGGAGCAGAAAATATTTTGGGAAGAAATGTTAGAGGCTAggaaaaatttcacaaaattttgGATTGTGGGGGAAGATTTCAATGCGATTAGGAATAAAAGTGAACGAAGTAATTGTGGCAAAATGGTTGAGGAATGAGTCTTTTCGCTGGTTGGTGGAGAATGGGAATTCGATAATTTTTGGGGAGGATATTTGGTGCGGTGATAGGCTGCTGAGAGTGGAATTGCCAAGGCTGTTTCATTTAGCCTTGAATAAGAGCGGATTGGTTAAAGAATTTTCGTCGTTATACGGGTTTAAAGAGGTTAATTGGGTTGAATTTTTTCTCGTTCATTATTAGATAGGGAGATTATTATGGTCTCTCGATTAAAGAAAGCAGTTAGTTGTATGGTTTTGATTCCTAAGGAGAAGGATCGGTTAATTTGGATTCAAGACAAAAAAATGGTGTTCTCGGTGAGAAAATTAACAGAATTGCTTATTAGCGTTGATGTGGCAGATAGTAGGTTTGCATTTGATAGAATCTAAAAATTACAGGTGCCTCCTAAAGCCAAAAGTTTCTTGTGGTTGGTATCAATTGATCTTATTCCTACAAAAGAGTTTCTTAGCAGAAGAGGGGTGAAGTTTGGTCAAATGGGGAACGGTTGTCCTTGGTACGAGAGAGAACCGGAGACTTCAGTGCACCTTTTCTTCCATTGTAATTTTATTGTGGGCTTTTGGAGAATTACTTTGGAATGGTGGGAGGTGAAGTGGAGATCATTTGTTGATTTCAagaattttttctctttttgtaATAATGTCTTGTATCCAGGAGTTATTAAAAGTTTATGGTTGATCTCGATGCCTGCAGCTTGCTGGTCGATATAGTTAGCAAGAAATGAGCTGGTGTTTGAAAGAAGATGGCCTAAAATGTCCAGTTTGgtatttctttcaaaaatttGGGCTTTGATGTGAGTTAGATCGGTGCATGATGAATTGAAAGTGAATGAGAGAATTTGGTGGGTCTGTTCTATTAGAAGTTGGAGAGATGTCAAGAAATCCGGGTTGAGTGGAAGGTTTTGGTGCCCTCCGTGTTTTGgttagattaaatttaatgtgAGTGGTGTGGAGATTGAGGAGGAAGTCGAGTGTGGTGGGGTGTTAAGAAATTCGGAAGGGGTGGTAAAGGCAGTGTTTTCTGGTCCGTGTGTAGTGAGAGATTCATTTGCTGCGGAGGTGAAAGCAATTAGTTTTACTTTGGAGGTTTTTTTAGAGATGGGGTGGAAGGGTTGTTGCTCTTTAATTATCGAGGTTGGTTCCATAGAGGTGTTTTGCTGGGTCGAGAACAAATGTTCAAGACCGTGGTCGCTGTTTTCTTTCTTTAAGGAAATTGATTTCAGGTTGCCTAGTATTGGAAATGTATCCTTTTCGAGAGTGGACAAGCAAGGTAATGCGATGGCTTTTGCGCTGGCAGTTGCtagtgataatactctagaacgtcATATTTTTATGcgctaattatatatttattttgagtatgatgctACTAATTTGGGCCatttatggtcttttatcttttagggactaaattggaggcaagagaaatttaagagaaaaagtgcaaatttgaagatataatgggccaacatgcaaagaaagagagaagtggtgccaaaaatgcaaatatggaagacccaaggactaaaatgcaaaagaagagattttatagcataagactctattttaatttcaattatattaggataattattaaggaattttatttagatttaattttaggatttattttcatttatctttatttatctttatttatttgtatttatcttttagaatttcattaggaatagactaggttttctagtactataaataggggatggagtggcacATATTTGATATCtcttttttctgtaaacactccctctcccaaaaactctgtcttttgttctctccatattttcttcaataaaaattccctttccattatttttatttctttccccaaaaatcatgagccactaaaccaatctagccgaaggttgtcgaaattccccaaaaaggtttATGAGGCTTAGAACTCGCGCTTAGCCTTGTCAACAAGGTATTCATCGCTTCTTCTCATTACGGGGCTGATGCTTCcatccatgtcccttaataggtgatcttttcaatttGTGCAAGGAACGGCTGCTTTGTTCGTTTTGcgaaggttgcacagtcggttcgttggcTTTCTACGCCAGAGGTTGGCGAATCCAAGAGATAAAAAGGTGTGGTATTCACCattgggaagtgatgatctagcagaagatagtcccacaaaagcgattattggctagagtcaggctccgccaaattttaaatctaatccttggagctggtggtcgtaggcgtcctcttccactataactggtttATCCTGCTCTAGAATGGTTgcttaaaagccaaggattgaacccaaggcggaacgAGACACCCGGAGGCTGAAATCTtgccacataagaaactttctctttacccaactctatttatttttatattcctcattttaatttctgcaatttatttaatatcgtaattttaattcactttaaattttgtttttatttttccagattcttaattctattcttttatttttcaggaaCGTAGGTTTTCTTAgccaagaaattgtccaggatttcaagaaacgagcattcgtacaatccggtccctgagaattcgaccctacttcccctttactgttatttttactattttacagggaataggatatttgtggtgctctcaacgacgcatCAGCTAGTCTGAAAAAGTAGGGTATGTTTAAGGCATGATGGTGATTTAGTATGTTTCTCTTGGGTGTTTAGAGGTGCTTTTGTAGGTGTTTTTGAAGATTGTTTTGTGGTTGTTAGGGGTGCTTTGTGCAGGTTTTTATCTGTTTGGTGGCCTGTTTATCTGATGGGACTTGTTGGGTTGTGGGGGTTTTACTTGCTATGTTGTGTTGTGTCTGTGTTTTGGTTTTTGTTCTCAGGCTGGGTTGGTATTGTTTCtgctgtatttttatttttcttcaactTTGTTAGCTGTTGATTTTGATTAagcgaaattttttttttaactattttatcttgatgttttattgaaaatttaagtCTTTATTGTATCAAACTTCCTtagttaatttttattgaatatttttatttttaatatctattttaatatatAACTTAACTAtagttaataaaaaaaattttgtgGTGGCAACTTACAGGTCAATCCATGTGTACTTAATGTAGACATTAcactatttatcttatttgtcaagtcaacaaataatttaaaatttataaaaatatttaataaataaaaatttgaaattaaaaaaaaagaaatcatgtTTAAAAACTTAACATTTATAGTtagtatttttgttaaaaaataattCAACATTTTTAAAAGGTTATGCTCAAACTCTTTTCAAGACCAAAGTTAACTAAAAACGATAAAGACTGAATTGATAAATGATTTAAATGTTAAGAGCATTAGCCTTAATTTATTAAGTTGGTTTTAATATTTATTGCgtttgattatttgaaatatttattgtGATATCTTCACGTGTTAAAACTAGtattctaaaataaataaaataccaaTCAAAGTAATTAATAGGAAAATAAATGATGGCAAATAtgataataaaaagataattaAATCTGATGCACTCTTACCTTGATACCAACTTGGGGGGGAAAAtcatttcttcttcctcttcctcCACCGCTCTCTCTTCAATACGGCGGCTAGAAAGACGTAAATACTTCAGAGTAGACAATTTCACTAATCCTTCACTTATCTCATCAATCTTAGTGCCAAACAATGAAAGAATCTCAAGGCTTCTCATATTTGTTAGTGATGATGACAAGTGTTCCCACTTGCAATTAAGACAAAACAAAGTTTTAAGATTTGGTAAGGAATGGAATCCTTTCGGTGAGAAACTGATATTATGTAGATATAGAACTTGGAGGGCTTTCATTTCTTCAAAAAATGTACTGGAAACCACTGCTAAATCATTCCCCTCCTCCACCCCATAAAGAAACGAAGTCTTGAGCTTTGAAATATTCACTTTTTCAGGAAAATTTTGTATGTTACTACTACAATGAAATAAAGCGATTGCAGTATAACATTCTGAACTTTCATCCATATCAGGCCATTCTTTCAACTTATCTTTTACCATAAACCTATTTTCTCCAGTTGATGTTAGCCAACGAGCAAAATCTCGAACCACATCATGCATTCTTATCGTTTCTCCATCATCAGTTTCCAATAACAAGCCAgattttttgagtttttttagTGCTCCAacaattttcttccttttatcttcaatcgaGTAAACATTAGGGAACAATCCTAATCCAATTCCGTACATAATCAACTCCTCAATAAAGACTTCAAAGTCTTCAGGAAAAAGGGAACACAATAAGAAACACATTTGGATGTCATTTCCCGTCATTTGGTTATTGCCTTTCTTCAAATAATCGTAGCTAAGCTTAAGAGGTTCGAGGACACCCCCGAAGACTTCTTCATCATACAAATGCGTTGAGTCCTTGAATCTCTGATTTGCGTCTCTCCACTCATCTAAACTCCCACCTTTTAGAGCTTTTGCCACGGTAACAATTGCAAGAGGCAATCCCTTACATTCACCAGCAACCTCTTTGGCTACCTCATTCAAGATGGAACAGTCATCTTCTAAACCAGCTTGATCTCGAAATAAAACCCATGCTTCGTCTTCGGATAAGATGCCAAGTTGAACTTCCTTCTGACAGTTCATTTTAGTGCAGACTTGTTGATGACGTGTAGTCAGAAAAATTTTACAACCCTTGTGTTTGTCACCGAATGGAATTCCGATCCTCTCCAATTTGAATTCTTCCCAGAGGTCGTCGACAATTATGAGGATGTCCTTCTCAGCTTTCAATCTCACCCACAGCTCTTCTGCTCTTGTGTCTTCGATATCTGTTCGAAATTTTAAATCAAACATCGCTGCAACTTTACGTTGAATTTTGTTGATGTCTGGATTTTGGGACATGGTAAAAATCACAACTTTATCAAAGAGCTTTTGTTCTCGAGCATGCTTCCCGACTTCTTGGGCTAAAGTTGTTTTACCAACTCCTGGCATTCCGTGCAGTCCGATCATGTTGACACCCTTAGCATTTATAGCCTCCATGATCTGGTTCAAAGCTGACTTTGAAGATTCAGAGTCCATGAAATCCGTGGATGTGATGAACTCTATTCCTTGAAGAGGACGACGATAGCCCACCTGTGCAAAGTTAGAAGTCTCTAAAAGTTTAGAGATATTGGGAATCTCCTCTGCCAGTTTCTTACTTAAGGAATATCGCCAGCCCCATTTAGGACACCATTTGAAACACTTGACGCGATCTATTTCATCTTTCAAGTTCTGGGTTTCTATCAGTTCTTTCTCAGCCCTTTTAAGCCAGTTGTCAACGTCATCATAGATGATCTTATTTTGCCTTTTAGCCTCGTCGACATCAGTGTCCACCCTCTGTTTCCTCAATTCAAGTGCGTTTCGTTGATTCGTGAAATCTTCAACAATCTTTTCATAAGAGAAAAAGTAACCGAAATAGGGTGATGCGTATTCCTTTGCCGAGTCTGCCACAATTTTGACAGCAGCAGGGGCAACATATTCGACCATTTTTGTTGATATGTCTGATGAGGTTGAGCAAAAACATTGGTTATTAGTAAGAAGATTAACATAAAGAGAAATAAAAGCAATTGTGACAAATAAAATGGGTATTTGTAGTAAAAAATCGAGTGGAAGCTACCAAATAAGAAGCTGTAAATATTGTTGTAAACCAAAGATATTATTATTGAAGGAGGTAGAAATTATCTGTCTTTCTGACCGTGATACCAGAAAGTAAATAGAGGTTGAGAGAAATAAGTAGctgtaaaagatgaaaagaattgATTTAGTGCAGgtaatagaaaaataataatattaaaactgAGGGCATGTTTTAACCTTCAAatcacaaataaataaataattaatgtaATGCAAATATATTCACACTCAATCGTAATTACTCTTCCAATTATATTCATTCTAAATCGGAGCtataatttgaatgtgaaatacCATCATTTTCTTTCAAAAACAATTTCTCATAAAGAAATCCTAAAAAAAGATTACATTCTCttaaacatattttatatttatttctacattttcGGTTATAGATTGGGTGCTTTTAAGTTCCTATAGAATTAGAATTTGTGTGCTCTCTAAAATGGTTAATGAAAAAAACGAGAAGACTAATGAATGGAGAAAGGACAATCTTCATTTGCCTCTTTCCTGTTTGATCCGCATGTTATACACTTCAACTCTATCTTTCAAGTAGGATGGGTAAAATTCGATccgatttgaaaattttgataagaatttaaattttgaagtaactagttcgagttatttgaattaatcaaattattcagataaacccaaataaaaaattaatttttttgttcaaCTTGAATATGAATTAaacaattcgagttatccgaaGATCAGAATTAGAAAAGGCAAAACTATGTCGTTATGATAAATGCGTACCTTTCTAaagttaaaaatcaaaattaggggtgagcgttcgattgaattgaatcgaatcgaatgaaaaaatttcgagttaatcgagtttacgaatcatattttataatcctaatttgatttgaaattttctcgaatcgagttgagtgagatga is part of the Gossypium arboreum isolate Shixiya-1 chromosome 5, ASM2569848v2, whole genome shotgun sequence genome and harbors:
- the LOC108451624 gene encoding probable disease resistance protein At4g27220, with amino-acid sequence MVEYVAPAAVKIVADSAKEYASPYFGYFFSYEKIVEDFTNQRNALELRKQRVDTDVDEAKRQNKIIYDDVDNWLKRAEKELIETQNLKDEIDRVKCFKWCPKWGWRYSLSKKLAEEIPNISKLLETSNFAQVGYRRPLQGIEFITSTDFMDSESSKSALNQIMEAINAKGVNMIGLHGMPGVGKTTLAQEVGKHAREQKLFDKVVIFTMSQNPDINKIQRKVAAMFDLKFRTDIEDTRAEELWVRLKAEKDILIIVDDLWEEFKLERIGIPFGDKHKGCKIFLTTRHQQVCTKMNCQKEVQLGILSEDEAWVLFRDQAGLEDDCSILNEVAKEVAGECKGLPLAIVTVAKALKGGSLDEWRDANQRFKDSTHLYDEEVFGGVLEPLKLSYDYLKKGNNQMTGNDIQMCFLLCSLFPEDFEVFIEELIMYGIGLGLFPNVYSIEDKRKKIVGALKKLKKSGLLLETDDGETIRMHDVVRDFARWLTSTGENRFMVKDKLKEWPDMDESSECYTAIALFHCSSNIQNFPEKVNISKLKTSFLYGVEEGNDLAVVSSTFFEEMKALQVLYLHNISFSPKGFHSLPNLKTLFCLNCKWEHLSSSLTNMRSLEILSLFGTKIDEISEGLVKLSTLKYLRLSSRRIEERAVEEEEEEMIFPPKLVSRLTSLQELHVPNKNNINLLELNSLSRLTALSLELSTTQFSQKDFVFPKLQRYIIFVNGYMSILKVPNNRKLRIENFSSSLSAFNNLFCNVEKLKLRMVSGLKNIVPSIGKKVLNELTSLKLDSCNDMEFLIDITRDQGSTVAFSNLVELTIRWMVSLKGLCYGPSPSHRAIASFTRLTVVTIGYCPKLKTIFSPCVAQSMLCIEELYIKCCHGLQQVIGFAQEEEITKNDSRLYCCPKLRILKIEYCSSLKYVCANTSTQGLQSLEFVDISDCPQLMQIFKMKQNENGQDVVFPQNHCWPKLKTFWIHDCQLFSCFIVQAPLLESLILSNVGIIWKIDMPVLSEDCIVVGNHEKVFQVQGEYSFSRIKGLYLWNLFEVRIIWNDFAQVVTLENLTTLELRDCKKLRYIFSSMMARSLSHLMNLSIEGCEEIEQLILANDQISSSSSSNASLQPINFPNLTKITVTNCGNLKSLFPFGFVPILPKLECLKIKRNSKLKQVFELEHERKGVAEEDMKFDKLRKLSLKELPSLIHFCPKGYHFVLSALEDLKVRDCPKLTTSFSIDSQEFVHCETKTSQLVEEDAIKESVTVSNAIFNEDTYWSRQGFNESQLPHIT